The proteins below come from a single Dinghuibacter silviterrae genomic window:
- a CDS encoding CPBP family glutamic-type intramembrane protease: MRPLFAYFRTYWTATKSPWYLLSILALAALLVYANYAYRLEAQWVRGVSGWGARFPRACLLYALPYWAAFGLQHLFMRGVHRSYLIILIAPILFGLQSTLPIHGLTALYTLRSCCLIIPVIVFWLLRDRGRQSLYGLQQPDTWSYYPYLLLAMIPLLWYAAGQPDFLLMYPRAKMRGAAPLALFEGSYGLDLFSMEFFFRGFLILGMADKDRAHAVLPMALFYCTVHFGKPMAECVSSLFGGLLLGIIALESRSIYVGVLLHLCLAWGLEVWAAMH; this comes from the coding sequence ATGCGACCGCTGTTCGCATACTTCCGGACCTACTGGACCGCCACTAAAAGTCCATGGTACCTGCTGAGCATCCTGGCCCTGGCCGCCCTGTTGGTATATGCGAACTACGCCTACCGGCTGGAGGCGCAATGGGTGAGGGGTGTATCCGGATGGGGGGCGCGGTTTCCGCGGGCTTGCCTCCTGTATGCGTTGCCTTATTGGGCGGCCTTTGGGTTGCAGCATCTTTTTATGCGCGGCGTTCACCGCAGCTACTTGATCATTCTGATCGCCCCTATCTTATTCGGACTCCAGTCGACCTTACCTATACACGGGCTGACGGCACTATACACGCTTCGCTCGTGTTGCCTTATCATACCTGTCATCGTCTTCTGGCTGCTCCGGGACCGGGGTCGGCAATCGTTGTATGGGCTGCAGCAACCGGATACCTGGTCGTACTATCCTTATCTCCTGCTCGCGATGATCCCGCTCCTGTGGTATGCGGCGGGGCAGCCGGATTTTTTGCTGATGTACCCGCGGGCAAAAATGAGAGGTGCCGCGCCCCTCGCCCTCTTTGAAGGCAGCTACGGCCTCGACCTCTTTAGCATGGAATTCTTTTTCCGCGGATTCCTGATCCTGGGCATGGCGGACAAGGACAGGGCCCACGCGGTCTTGCCGATGGCTCTTTTCTATTGCACCGTACATTTTGGCAAACCGATGGCAGAGTGCGTGAGTAGCTTGTTCGGCGGACTTTTACTGGGTATCATTGCCCTGGAGTCGCGGAGCATTTACGTGGGCGTGCTGCTACACCTGTGCCTGGCGTGGGGGCTGGAAGTCTGGGCGGCTATGCACTAG
- a CDS encoding DUF502 domain-containing protein: protein MSLKIRSFGRFIYKVILNYFLQGLIILAPIAVTAVAIYTIFDKVDSILRPSINIPGLGFLIIIGGVILVGWISSFFVMSRVLSIFDHWLERTPVIKFIYSSLRDFFEAFAGNKRKFDKAVLVNVKGEDVWQVGFITQEDTAEFDLPGYVAVYVPQSYALAGQLYIVPRSKVRLLPKVSAAEAMRFAISGGVTEVEVEEEKIPSA, encoded by the coding sequence ATGTCCCTGAAAATTAGGTCATTTGGCCGTTTTATTTACAAAGTTATCCTGAACTATTTCCTCCAGGGGCTCATCATCCTGGCACCCATAGCGGTAACGGCGGTGGCGATATATACCATCTTTGACAAGGTGGACAGCATCCTCAGACCCTCCATCAATATCCCGGGGCTTGGCTTCCTGATCATCATCGGGGGCGTTATTCTGGTGGGCTGGATCAGCTCCTTCTTTGTCATGAGCCGGGTCCTCAGCATATTTGATCATTGGCTGGAACGTACGCCGGTGATCAAATTCATCTACTCCTCCCTGCGTGATTTCTTCGAAGCCTTTGCGGGGAACAAACGCAAGTTCGACAAGGCGGTGCTCGTCAATGTCAAGGGGGAAGATGTCTGGCAGGTGGGCTTCATCACCCAGGAAGACACGGCGGAGTTCGATTTACCGGGGTATGTCGCGGTGTATGTCCCCCAGTCTTACGCACTGGCGGGCCAACTCTACATTGTACCACGATCGAAGGTCCGGCTGTTGCCAAAGGTCAGTGCAGCGGAGGCCATGCGTTTTGCGATCAGCGGAGGTGTTACGGAAGTGGAAGTAGAGGAAGAAAAGATTCCTAGTGCATAG
- the obgE gene encoding GTPase ObgE — translation MEKTNFIDYIRVFCKSGHGGAGSKHFMRTKYNAQAGPDGGDGGRGGHIILKGNAQLWTLLHLRYYKNVIAENGEGGSGNNCTGRFGKDTYIEVPLGTVARDEETGEEEAEILEDGQEIIWLKGGRGGLGNSNFATPTNQVPEHAQPGEPGVEGWKVLELKVLADVGLVGFPNAGKSTLLSSISAAKPKIADYAFTTLIPQLGMVDYRGGKSFCVADLPGIIEGAAEGKGLGHRFLRHIERNPVLLFLIPADSADHGEEFRILERELEEYNPEMLDKQFVIGISKSDMLDDELKAGIEKELPEGIPHVFFSSITGQGLPALKDLLWDALNTPPTE, via the coding sequence ATGGAAAAAACCAACTTCATCGACTATATCCGCGTGTTTTGCAAATCCGGCCACGGGGGCGCGGGGAGCAAGCACTTCATGCGGACGAAGTACAACGCCCAGGCCGGCCCCGACGGCGGAGACGGAGGCAGGGGCGGGCACATCATCCTGAAAGGGAACGCCCAGCTATGGACGCTGCTCCACCTGCGGTATTATAAAAACGTCATTGCGGAGAACGGAGAGGGCGGGAGCGGGAACAACTGCACCGGCCGCTTTGGAAAGGACACGTATATAGAAGTCCCCCTGGGCACGGTAGCCCGGGACGAAGAAACAGGGGAAGAAGAAGCCGAAATCCTGGAAGACGGCCAGGAGATCATCTGGCTAAAGGGCGGCCGGGGCGGGCTGGGGAACTCGAATTTTGCCACCCCCACCAACCAGGTCCCCGAACACGCCCAGCCCGGGGAGCCGGGGGTCGAAGGGTGGAAGGTCCTCGAACTAAAGGTGCTGGCGGACGTGGGCCTCGTGGGGTTCCCCAACGCGGGCAAGTCAACCCTGCTCTCGTCCATCAGCGCGGCCAAGCCAAAGATCGCCGACTATGCCTTCACAACCCTGATACCTCAATTGGGGATGGTGGACTATAGGGGTGGAAAGTCCTTTTGCGTAGCCGATTTACCCGGCATCATCGAAGGCGCGGCCGAAGGCAAGGGCCTGGGGCATCGCTTCCTGAGGCATATCGAGCGTAACCCGGTGCTGCTTTTCCTTATCCCCGCGGACAGCGCGGATCATGGAGAAGAGTTCCGGATCCTGGAACGGGAGCTGGAAGAATACAACCCTGAAATGCTAGACAAACAGTTTGTCATCGGCATCAGCAAAAGCGACATGCTGGACGACGAGCTGAAAGCGGGGATCGAAAAGGAGTTGCCGGAAGGTATTCCGCACGTTTTCTTTTCGTCCATCACCGGGCAGGGACTTCCCGCGCTGAAGGACCTGCTTTGGGACGCACTGAACACACCGCCCACTGAATAA
- a CDS encoding Gfo/Idh/MocA family protein gives MNDQESKAKTTTRRDFIKDTSLAAAGFMIVPRHVLGRGFIAPSDKLVVAGIGAGGKGESDIHNFYASGKAEIAYLCDVDDRRSAKTRANFPKAKYYKDWRELLDKEHKNFDAVSVSTPDHNHAIIALSAMSLGKHVYVQKPMTHDIYEARQMTKAAKQYNVVTQMGNQGSSGDGVRQMREWYNAGVIGEAHTIYCWTDRPVWPQGIAWPPNANAVPSELNWDLWLGTAPYKDYVDKLVPFNWRGWWDYGTGALGDMGCHIIEPAFRTVGLGYPYQAECSVGSVYVDEFQRGYFPDGPPPSSHVVLKFKVPSKHHKNKLNDVTFHWMDGGIQPERPEELGPNEMMGDGGNGVLIYGTKGKMMCSTYGRDPKLLPTSRTAEVHTPQSLPRVKGGEDGHYAQWVEAAIAGPGSKEASLLSSSFDIAGPLTETVLMGNLAIRSFDIRKPRATGKGYDYPGRYITLLWDGDTMKVTNFDDANQFVQRTYRDGWKVL, from the coding sequence ATGAACGACCAGGAATCGAAGGCAAAAACAACCACACGTAGGGATTTTATTAAGGATACCTCTCTTGCCGCGGCGGGCTTTATGATCGTACCCCGGCACGTGTTGGGCCGTGGATTTATCGCCCCCAGTGACAAATTGGTGGTCGCCGGTATTGGCGCCGGTGGCAAGGGGGAAAGCGATATTCATAATTTCTATGCCAGCGGAAAGGCGGAGATCGCCTATCTCTGCGATGTGGACGACCGTCGCAGCGCCAAGACCCGCGCCAATTTCCCCAAAGCAAAGTATTACAAGGACTGGAGGGAGCTCCTGGATAAGGAGCACAAGAATTTTGACGCCGTGTCGGTGTCGACCCCGGACCATAACCACGCGATCATCGCCCTGTCGGCCATGTCGCTGGGCAAGCACGTGTATGTGCAAAAGCCCATGACGCACGACATTTATGAGGCCCGGCAGATGACCAAGGCGGCTAAACAATACAACGTGGTCACGCAGATGGGCAACCAGGGTTCTTCTGGGGACGGGGTGCGCCAGATGCGGGAGTGGTACAACGCCGGCGTCATCGGTGAGGCGCACACGATCTATTGCTGGACGGATCGTCCGGTCTGGCCGCAGGGGATTGCCTGGCCGCCCAATGCCAATGCCGTTCCCTCGGAACTGAACTGGGATCTTTGGCTGGGCACCGCTCCTTATAAGGACTATGTCGACAAACTGGTCCCCTTTAACTGGCGGGGCTGGTGGGACTACGGTACAGGCGCCCTGGGCGACATGGGCTGCCACATCATCGAACCCGCGTTCCGCACCGTTGGTTTAGGGTATCCTTACCAGGCGGAGTGTAGTGTGGGGTCCGTATATGTGGACGAATTCCAGCGGGGTTATTTTCCCGACGGCCCTCCCCCTTCCTCCCACGTCGTGCTCAAGTTCAAGGTGCCCTCCAAACACCACAAGAATAAGTTGAACGACGTCACCTTTCACTGGATGGATGGTGGCATACAACCCGAACGCCCGGAAGAACTGGGTCCCAACGAAATGATGGGGGACGGCGGCAACGGTGTCCTGATCTATGGCACCAAGGGTAAAATGATGTGTTCCACCTACGGCAGGGATCCGAAGTTGTTACCCACGTCCAGGACAGCCGAAGTACACACCCCCCAATCCCTCCCGAGGGTGAAGGGTGGTGAAGACGGTCACTACGCCCAATGGGTAGAAGCAGCGATCGCCGGGCCAGGCAGTAAGGAAGCCTCCTTGTTGAGCTCATCCTTCGACATCGCCGGCCCCCTGACGGAAACCGTCCTGATGGGCAACCTGGCCATCCGCAGCTTCGACATCCGCAAACCCAGGGCCACCGGCAAGGGCTACGACTACCCCGGCCGCTACATCACCCTCCTCTGGGACGGAGACACCATGAAAGTAACCAACTTCGACGACGCCAACCAGTTCGTCCAACGAACCTACCGCGACGGCTGGAAAGTTCTATAA
- a CDS encoding TetR/AcrR family transcriptional regulator: MSKKCPGMDVKERIQEKATELFMRFGVKSITMDEIASQLGVSKKTIYQYFADKEELVQSMIDRKLQASREECMRVVGSGENAIHEEFLNQDNFLEHLRTLNPVAIHDMEKFHPEAFKKVNCHRHTFMRGIVEKNLQKGIAEGLYRPEIRIDILSRARVDAIHLNLHADFYSEVSFSLADLQQELFIHYLYGIASPEGNKLIHRYLKERQQKPVVPVTPPIGQTGS, translated from the coding sequence TTGTCAAAGAAATGCCCGGGTATGGATGTGAAGGAAAGAATACAGGAAAAAGCGACCGAGCTTTTTATGCGGTTTGGCGTCAAGTCCATCACCATGGACGAGATCGCCTCCCAGTTGGGTGTGTCCAAAAAGACCATCTACCAGTATTTCGCGGATAAAGAAGAGTTGGTACAGTCGATGATCGACCGGAAGCTGCAGGCGTCGCGAGAGGAATGCATGCGTGTGGTGGGCAGTGGTGAAAATGCGATCCATGAAGAGTTCCTGAACCAGGATAATTTCCTGGAACATTTGCGGACGCTCAATCCCGTGGCGATACACGATATGGAGAAGTTCCACCCCGAGGCCTTCAAGAAGGTAAACTGCCACCGGCACACCTTTATGCGGGGCATTGTGGAAAAGAATCTTCAAAAAGGCATCGCAGAGGGTCTTTACCGCCCCGAAATCCGTATCGATATTCTGTCCAGGGCACGGGTGGATGCCATCCACCTCAACCTCCATGCAGATTTTTACAGCGAGGTCTCCTTTAGCCTGGCGGACCTGCAACAGGAATTGTTCATACACTACCTCTACGGTATTGCCTCTCCGGAGGGAAATAAACTCATTCACCGGTACCTGAAAGAAAGACAGCAAAAACCGGTCGTACCCGTAACGCCGCCCATCGGGCAAACGGGTTCGTAA
- a CDS encoding acyltransferase: MFYTFGAHTPVVHETAYVHPQAVVTGNVVIGKDVYIGPGAMLRGDWGGIRIADGCNIQENCVVHMFPGITVVLEEEAHIGHGAIIHGARIGKHCLVGMNSVVLDRVVIGEGSIIGALTLVTEGMQIPPRSLVVGNPGRIIREVPDDMLVWKNKGTALYRRLPADMHGGARACEPLREVPPGYDAAAGEYKSWKDPGRE; encoded by the coding sequence ATGTTCTACACTTTTGGTGCCCACACCCCCGTCGTCCACGAAACCGCCTATGTCCATCCCCAGGCCGTCGTCACCGGGAACGTCGTCATCGGCAAGGACGTCTACATCGGCCCTGGTGCCATGCTCCGGGGAGACTGGGGCGGCATCCGCATCGCCGACGGCTGTAATATCCAGGAAAATTGCGTGGTCCACATGTTCCCCGGGATCACGGTGGTCCTGGAGGAAGAGGCCCACATCGGCCACGGCGCCATTATCCACGGCGCGCGGATCGGCAAGCACTGCCTGGTGGGCATGAACAGCGTCGTCCTGGACCGGGTGGTTATCGGGGAAGGGTCCATTATCGGCGCCCTGACCCTGGTCACGGAGGGGATGCAGATCCCACCCCGCAGCCTGGTCGTGGGTAACCCGGGCCGGATCATCCGGGAAGTCCCGGACGATATGTTGGTATGGAAAAATAAAGGCACAGCCCTCTACCGCCGCCTCCCGGCGGATATGCACGGCGGCGCGCGGGCGTGCGAGCCCTTGCGGGAGGTGCCGCCGGGCTACGATGCGGCCGCCGGTGAGTACAAAAGCTGGAAGGACCCCGGGCGCGAGTAG
- a CDS encoding S46 family peptidase, producing MKKTALLLALLLVLFRSYADEGMWLPMLLGQQVYDNMVKKGLKLTKEQLYSLNKPSIKDAIVIFGNGCTGEIVSNQGLIFTNHHCGYEAVAALSTVEHNYLHDGFYAHNIHEELPGQGLSVQFLDSIVDVTTEVEGQLQGLSATDRAAKQNQVLAAINAKYSDPASKHEARVSVLFKGNQYIVFIYHRYTDIRLVGVPPESVGKYGGDTDNWEWPRHTGDFSVWRVYATHDGKSNDYDLSNVPLQPRYSLPVSLKGVKDGDYAMIYGYPGSTNRYETSFGVKLETDISDPSIVTLRDVRLRLMMDRMKTDPAVRLKLASNYAGIANYWKFFDGERKQLLKYDVYGQKKTFEDQFNTWAAAKPEYNHIFADYAKVYNNWTPYAKSRIYLIEGVLGSPLMAYCSSLVQLETTMATPGKGGDIPKAIAAADKARTTFLNEEDQPSDMKILAAVLQMYYDSIPHDQQPVGFFEGIKSQYGDLKTASTYQTYASAVFSNTFIFNDAKWKAFMANPDATVLQGDPAYAAASAFVRNYLSKYAPLYSQFTAGNNDLGRQYLKGVMAQNPGKLMYPDATFTMRLTYGNVKSYSPRDAVHYDYVCTMKGVLEKYVPGDYEFDLPSKFLELARAKDFGPYKDATRNDLVVTFITTDDITGGNSGSPVLNDRGELIGLAFDGNYEALSHKIAFDPVYNRTICVDIRYVLWCIDKLGGASNIISELTIHKV from the coding sequence ATGAAGAAAACCGCGTTATTGCTTGCCCTGCTGCTCGTCCTGTTTCGCTCTTATGCGGACGAGGGCATGTGGTTGCCCATGCTGCTGGGGCAACAGGTTTACGACAACATGGTCAAAAAGGGCCTGAAGCTCACCAAAGAGCAGCTCTATAGCCTCAACAAGCCGTCCATCAAAGACGCCATCGTCATCTTCGGGAACGGCTGTACCGGCGAAATCGTGAGCAACCAGGGGCTCATTTTTACCAACCACCACTGCGGATACGAAGCCGTGGCGGCCCTGTCCACCGTCGAGCACAACTATCTCCACGACGGGTTTTACGCCCACAACATCCACGAGGAACTGCCCGGCCAGGGCTTGTCCGTCCAGTTTCTGGACAGCATCGTCGATGTGACGACGGAGGTCGAGGGCCAATTGCAAGGTTTGTCGGCCACCGACCGCGCCGCCAAACAAAACCAGGTGCTCGCCGCGATCAACGCCAAATATTCCGATCCCGCGTCCAAACACGAGGCCAGGGTCAGCGTCCTTTTTAAAGGCAACCAGTACATCGTATTTATCTACCATCGCTATACCGACATCCGTCTCGTGGGCGTGCCGCCCGAAAGCGTCGGCAAATACGGTGGAGATACGGACAACTGGGAATGGCCCCGGCATACGGGTGATTTTTCCGTGTGGCGGGTCTACGCCACCCACGACGGCAAATCCAACGATTATGATCTCAGCAATGTCCCCCTCCAACCCCGGTACTCCCTTCCTGTTTCCCTCAAAGGGGTGAAGGACGGCGACTATGCCATGATTTACGGGTACCCCGGGAGCACCAACCGGTACGAGACCTCATTCGGCGTCAAGTTGGAAACGGATATTTCCGATCCTTCCATCGTGACCCTCCGCGACGTCCGGCTCCGCCTCATGATGGACCGGATGAAGACCGACCCGGCCGTCCGGTTGAAACTGGCGTCCAACTATGCCGGCATCGCCAACTACTGGAAATTCTTCGACGGGGAGCGCAAACAGTTGCTCAAGTATGACGTATACGGGCAAAAAAAGACTTTTGAGGACCAGTTCAACACCTGGGCCGCGGCGAAACCCGAGTACAACCATATTTTCGCCGACTACGCCAAGGTCTATAATAACTGGACCCCCTACGCCAAGTCCCGCATATACCTCATAGAAGGCGTTCTCGGATCTCCCCTGATGGCCTACTGTTCCAGCCTGGTGCAGCTCGAAACGACCATGGCCACCCCTGGCAAGGGAGGCGACATCCCCAAAGCGATCGCTGCTGCCGACAAGGCCAGGACAACCTTCCTGAACGAAGAAGACCAGCCCAGCGACATGAAAATCCTGGCCGCCGTCCTCCAGATGTACTACGACTCCATCCCCCACGATCAGCAACCCGTTGGCTTTTTCGAAGGGATCAAAAGCCAGTACGGCGACCTCAAAACGGCCTCCACCTATCAGACCTACGCGTCCGCCGTTTTCAGCAACACGTTTATTTTCAATGACGCCAAGTGGAAAGCCTTTATGGCCAACCCCGACGCCACCGTTCTCCAGGGTGATCCTGCTTACGCCGCCGCGTCCGCCTTTGTCCGGAACTACCTCTCCAAATACGCTCCGCTTTACAGCCAGTTCACGGCCGGCAACAACGACCTCGGTCGCCAATACCTCAAAGGCGTCATGGCCCAAAATCCCGGCAAGCTCATGTACCCCGACGCGACGTTTACCATGCGGCTCACCTACGGGAATGTCAAGTCGTACAGCCCCCGTGACGCTGTCCACTACGACTATGTCTGTACGATGAAAGGGGTGTTGGAAAAATATGTGCCCGGCGACTATGAGTTCGACCTCCCGTCCAAATTCCTCGAACTGGCCCGTGCCAAGGATTTTGGCCCCTACAAAGACGCCACGCGAAACGACCTTGTCGTTACTTTTATCACTACCGACGACATCACCGGCGGCAACTCCGGCTCCCCCGTCCTCAACGACAGGGGCGAGCTCATCGGCCTTGCCTTCGACGGCAACTACGAAGCGCTCAGCCACAAGATCGCCTTCGACCCGGTCTACAACCGCACGATCTGCGTGGACATCCGCTATGTCTTATGGTGTATCGACAAACTCGGCGGGGCCTCCAATATCATTTCGGAGTTGACTATTCATAAGGTCTAA